Proteins encoded in a region of the Canis lupus familiaris isolate Mischka breed German Shepherd chromosome 1, alternate assembly UU_Cfam_GSD_1.0, whole genome shotgun sequence genome:
- the CEACAM20 gene encoding carcinoembryonic antigen-related cell adhesion molecule 20, with product MWSLPAAAQLTLDTNPFTTTQGLLAKPTISISQNTATEQMEQVTFYCYTKDANVTIQWFFKDVPLVFHERMQLSTDGKNLTILTVQREDSGIYKCEAQGFLHVHRSDPTFLTVNYGPDPFEIKLESGISSGEVVEVIEGSTVTLSVDTRSHPPPDYSWFLLNNSLPSSSMRTFTIQAVSKEHEGMYRCLVSNIATHLLRLSALEVRVLEMLTEPHIVPPTLNLVENASSVTLTCQTSHKEAGVLWFLRGQALLPNKHLVLSANNRSLVIHGLRRDDTGPYECEVWNWGSRARSKAVRLTISYGPDQVDITRGAASGAVSTVKAELNSSLTLYCQAESQPGAEFQWTLEHSTTVYMGQQLIIGTLTWEHQGVYNCMASNPLTQLARSASVLVTVVGPRSSLSARVIVGIALGILIFIALTAGLGYFLYNRNAKRFSRKKAEDPVQEAATPSSAEEPCAESCSNWPKAMYANLPEPQGQVGVKEMLPPDPLEQFYEKDPPSTASGYYCHGPRKPSSTVALDPLVPTLPKRNTESDYEVLVNPEQNIYCQINPSV from the exons ATGTGGAGTCTACCAGCTGCAGCCCAACTCACCCTTGATACCAACCCATTTACCACCACCCAAG GACTGCTGGCCAAGCCCACCATTTCAATCAGCCAAAACACTGCCACAGAGCAGATGGAACAGGTGACCTTCTACTGTTACACCAAGGATGCCAATGTTACCATCCAGTGGTTCTTCAAAGATGTCCCCCTGGTGTTCCATGAACGCATGCAGCTGTCCACGGATGGCAAGAACCTCACTATCCTCACTGTGCAACGGGAGGACTCTGGGATTTACAAATGTGAAGCTCAGGGTTTCCTCCATGTCCACAGGAGTGATCCCACCTTCCTGACTGTGAACT ATGGTCCTGACCCATTTGAAATCAAGTTGGAGTCTGGCATATCCAGCGGGGAGGTGGTTGAGGTGATAGAGGGTTCCACTGTGACCCTCTCGGTGGACACACGGTCTCATCCACCTCCTGACTATTCCTGGTTTCTCCTCAACAACTCTCTCCCATCTTCCTCGATGAGAACATTTACCATCCAGGCTGTGTCCAAGGAGCATGAAGGCATGTACAGGTGCTTGGTGTCCAACATTGCCACCCACCTGCTCCGCCTGAGTGCTCTTGAAGTCCGAGTCCTTG AAATGCTGACTGAGCCTCACATTGTGCCCCCAACCCTGAATCTCGTGGAAAATGCCAGCTCTGTGACCCTGACCTGCCAGACCTCCCACAAGGAGGCTGGAGTCCTGTGGTTCCTGAGGGGCCAGGCCCTCCTGCCCAACAAACACCTGGTGCTGTCGGCCAACAACAGGAGCCTGGTAATCCATGGCCTCCGGAGAGACGACACGGGACCCTATGAGTGTGAGGTCTGGAATTGGGGCAGCCGGGCACGAAGCAAGGCCGTAAGGCTCACCATCAGCT ATGGCCCTGATCAAGTGGACATCACCAGAGGGGCAGCATCTGGGGCGGTCAGCACTGTCAAGGCAGAGCTCAACTCTAGCCTGACCCTGTACTGTCAGGCAGAGTCTCAGCCAGGCGCTGAGTTTCAATGGACCCTTGAACACTCCACCACTGTGTATATGGGGCAGCAGTTAATCATCGGGACCCTGACCTGGGAACACCAGGGTGTCTACAACTGCATGGCCTCCAACCCACTGACCCAGCTGGCCCGCTCTGCCTCGGTCCTGGTCACAGTGGTAG GTCCCAGGTCTTCCCTGTCTGCAAGAGTCATTGTTGGCATTGCCCTCGGGATCCTGATTTTCATTGCCCTGACTGCAGGCCTGGGCTATTTCCTCTACAACAGAAATGCCAAACG GTTCTCAAGGAAAAAAGCAGAGGACCCCGTCCAGGAGGCAGCAACACCCAGCTCTGCGGAGGAGCCCTGTGCAGAGTCCTGTTCTA ATTGGCCAAAGGCCATGTATGCCAATTTACCTGAACCTCAAGGACAAGTTGGAGTCAAAGAG atGCTGCCACCAGATCCCCTAGAGCAATTTTATGAG AAGGATCCACCATCAACAGCCTCTGGATACTATTGCCATGGCCCCAGAAAACCATCTTCCACAGTTGCATTGGATCCACTGGTCCCCACTCTaccaaaaagaaacacagagtCAGACTATGAG GTGCTTGTGAATCCAGAACAGAACATTTACTGCCAGATCAACCCCTCAGTCTAA